The Pollutimonas sp. M17 sequence TGACGGCACGGCCGCCGCGCGTTTTCATGCGTACGCGAAAACCGTGGGTGCGCTTGCGGCGGGTAACTGAGGGCTGGAAAGTGCGTTTCATGGAAAATCCAAATAAAAGAGCTGCCAAGGCCGAAAATGCCACCGCCAAGACGATGGGCGGCGTTGTTTACCGGCAATGGTTTGCCCGGCAACCCCGGCCTTGGGGTTAAAAATTCGCTAGTGAGCCCGCCATTTCATCAAATTTT is a genomic window containing:
- the rpmH gene encoding 50S ribosomal protein L34, translating into MKRTFQPSVTRRKRTHGFRVRMKTRGGRAVINARRAKGRKQLAV